AAAACTGGGGCAGCCAAGCGGGGCAGGAGCAAAACTGCCAGTCCAGCCACCCCGAGGGGGAATCTGGCAAAGCTGCGGCAAATAGAAAGCTAAGAGAccctggagggagcagaaaatgtgaagatgcaaaAAAGCCACCCACAAATGGTTTTTGGAGGCCCAAGgcgagagagcagctgggtggggacGTGGCAGCCAGACAAGGTCAACCCAGCACCGTTGCTGAAGGAGTTTCTTTGGTAGCGCTAGTTCAGAGTCCGCATAGGGCTGTATCTCGGGGGGCAGGTCAAATTCATTGGAAATGAACCTCTAAGAGACCAGGTGCTTTGCTCCACGAGTCTCACGGACAGGGTCCTGTACGTGGGAAGAGTGGCACAGAACCCTCAGCATACAGAGCgttccagccaaagcagtgagcaggcacgcttgcagccctgggcaggttttTATTCATCTGGCTGGTGTAGCTCGGGGAAAAGGTGGGAGCTCTGCCGGCGGACAAAGagcccttggccagcagcggtgGGGAAGCCCAGCGGCTGATGGCTGTGGGAGGTGCCCGGGCCCTGGCAGCTGTGTGGCCTTGAGGGGACACATCCCCGTGCGGACCCCGTGTCACAAAGGGGCAGTGATGCGGCAACCGCCCGGCGATTGTGACCTCACCGGACTGGGGCTTTATAAGCTGAAAAGCGGGCCAGTGAAAGCCAGTTGGGCTGAGCTGCCCTTTGGGATAACTCGGCTCCTTCCCTCGCTACTTGCACGCCGACTCTTTTCAACCATTTCTCCATtactgcccacttctcctcaACTTCCATCCTCTTTCAAAGGTAACTGTGATTGGACTTTCAGGACAGATCATAGAGTAGGTAGATACGGGATCAAAGTATAGTCTGCTCCATACCTTCTGTTAAAGCCAAAAGGTAGCTCCTGCATACACGGCGGGAAagtgtgggctgcagagccagagggctctgctgctaAGGGTAGccacaggtcagcagcaggtcctCCTCAGAGAAGGTGGCACGCAATGGGGCTTTCAAGGGGGCCGTGGTAATTGCTGTCAGTTGGAGTCCTGCGACAGGGACAGTGGGGCCATCGGCCTGCTGCTCTCTAGGAGTTACAAGTACCACTGAAGCACCTTTGATGGCAGACGCTGATCTGTGGGTTGCGTTTGCCAGGTTTTGGAATCATTTTGTGGAGCTAcggttctttctttcctatcagGTGACGGGATTGGCGCTGATCTGCTCTTTCTGGAGCACGTCCTGACAGCCTCTGTCATCCAAAGCTTTCGCCTCTGTTCCTGAGAGGAGCGATGGCCGCAATGGGGAACGACTCCTGTGAGTAACGGCTTCACCAGCAGGCTTGGACTTTGTGAATCCCCAAGGGTAACGGAcgtggctgctgctccatccctgcatgtTGACGTGCTGACATCCGAGGGTGACTTCGGGGGCgtttcctgggagcagccagactTATCCAGGCATTTTGACTAGACACAGGAAAATGCGTTTTATCACTCCTCCGCCACTAGTACAAGACTTTGAAAGATGGCATTGCTCATAGAACGCCCTGACATCAGTAGGGTTACCTTCTGTGAAAGAGACTTGCTTGTCTTCCTCCATTACAAtcaggaagagggaagacttcctaactgcggccttccagtacctgaaggggcctccaggaaagctggagagggactgtttatcagggagcgtagtggcaggacaagggggaatggggtgaaactgaaagagggtcgattgagattagactttaggaagaaatccttccgtgtgagggtggtgaggcagtggcatgggttgcccagagagcttgtggaggccccatccctggaagtgtttaaggccaggctggatgaggctttgggacaacctggtctagtggagggtgtccctgcccatggcaggtggGGTTGCAACTAggtgacctttgaggtcccttccgacccaaaccattctatgattctacgattctacgattctatgactTGACCTGATCATCCAATTCTAGACtctagagggaaaggaaggtagCCCAAGGCACGGAAATCAGTGTGGGTTTGTTGGACTGTGCGCAAAGTAAGCAGGGGAGgagactgttttccaaaactctATCTTGACCAGACAATTTCAATGGCACTGTAAGGCTTCCCCCAATGTTGCTCTCTTGGAGGTTAGAGCTGCTTGTCTCCTGGGTGCTCCTGTACAGAACTTGCCTTTTCAAGTATGCTTTTGCGCAACAAAATCGTGTCATCTCTTTTCATATGTCATTTCCCTGCAGTCACTGCCGAGGGAATGCCTTCGCCACAAAGGATCCTCTTTCCTCCGGAGAAGGTTTGCATGGAGTGGCGGCAACGACAGAGAGCTGGAGCGGGACTCCACAACCTGGACAATACGTGCTTCCTCAACTCCGTCCTGCAGTGCTTGACGTACACACCCCCTCTGGCCAACTACCTGCTCtctggggagcacagccaggcgtGTGAGTACTTTTACGAACATCTCCTTCTAAGTCTGCTGGGCACTTCCCACTTTCTGGCTTATTGCACAGAAAACTCTGCTCAGTTAAGCGTCCCtccaaagaaagttttctaTGCACCAAAATGCCCCGGGCTTGTTGCGACATTGGCaccttgggagaagagcagtGGAGACTGTTCTTAGAACTTCAAGATCTCCATTAGGTTTCCCATCGCTATGGGTATTTTGCTAACCTGAgaagcttccctccctcccgcccgccctccctccctccctctctcttcaggtCGTGAGCGAGGCTTCTGCATGATGTGCATAATGGAAGCACACGTTAACAAGGTCCTGCGTTCCTCAGGCAGTGCCATCGAGCCTTTGGCTGTCATCAATGTCCTCCCACGTAAGTCATTTCAGGTGCTTGtgcaggttttcttctgttcttgtagGACAGAACTACTGACTTCTTCTTTCTTAGTAATAGGAGAACATTTTGAGCTTGGCATGCAGGAGGATGCCCACGAGTTCTTACGCTATACTGTCGATGCCATGCAGAGAGCTTGTCTGAGTGGTAGCAGCGAGTAAGCACAAGCAAATTCCCTTTTCAATGTTCCCAAGCCCTTTGGACTCCTTGATGTGCTCTCGTCAAGGGAAAACCCATGCCCAGAGTTTTCAGACAAAGTACACCTCTTGGAGGACATAACTCTCTGCctcaccatttctttccagcttggaCATCTATTCTCAATCAACTACCATCATCCATCAAATATTTGCGGGCTTTCTGAGATCCAGAGGTACTTTTTGCTCTCCTTGGACTTGTCtgtgcccctctgcctgcctgtgatAAACAGCTGCCCGTGTGACTGGCGGAGTAGGTATGACGAGCGTAAAGCGGCACAGTCGACTTCCCCCATCGCTGAGCATTTTGATTTGCCTTCCAGTCACATGCTTGAGCTGCAAAGCGGTTTCCGACTCCTACGAGGCCTTCCTGGATGTTCCTTTGGATATAAAAGTAAGGGGGGTTTGTAATTGTGCTCCAGGATGTCCCGAGGCACAGCGAGGAAGCTCCTGATAGCCCCGGGAATCCCTTGGAAAAGAGGGAAACGGTCAGCATAATGccctcttgctgcctcctcctgggcaCTGCTTGCGGGTTGACGGTGGGTCTCCTCAGCGTCGGCTACCTGGGTCGTCTTGTTGACTCCTAGTGCATGTTTGGGCGAGGGCGTTTCCCGCAGCTCAGCGCTCTCCTTTCTCACTCCTCCAGGCAGCCTCCTCTGTCAGCGCAGCTCTCAAGGACTTTGTGAAACCCGAGCAGCTGGATGGCgaaaactgctttaaatgtAGCAAGTAAGATGATTGCTAATGACGTGTGAATACCAGACCCTGCCTGAAGGTGCTGCATGCCCTTGAGTATCAGTCATCGTTTCACATAGCATAGGTGCACAATAACGAGACGCAGGTGTTTTTCCGTCAGGCCTTGTGGCACTGAATAGCCTTACAATAGCGTAAGGATGTGTGAGACGTGAAAGCTTGGCTGGCCTTCTGGGGGAACAAGGGTGCACTTAAGGGTGCATTTCAGCACTTGGCTCTGGGCTTGCTTTCCAGGTGTGACAAGAGGGTTGCCGCCTCCAAGAGGTTTACAGTCCATCGCCCGCCCAAGGTTCTCACGCTGTGTCTGAAGCGGTTTGACGATTTCATCGGCGAGAAGATCAACAAGGTGTGTACGCAACTGGAGTGCAACTTTCtcttcctggagcaggagatttCCCCAAGCAGTACGCTCTCTCCCAAGCTGTTCATGCTGAGTGTTTTGTGTTCccttctggggaggggagaggagagttcCCGTGGGAGGACGAGCACATAGTCTGCTgcggcagagctgctttggccGAGAACAGTTTCCTGCCACCCAAACCATTATCTGTTGCTTTAGGGAAAACCCAAGTGTTGGTGAGCACCGACGGTGTATTTAGACCCCGCTGGCCTTTAGTCCTGGAAGGCTGAGGCATGTCGTATTGGAGGATCGTTTCTGAGCCCTCTTGGTCTCTCCGTAGGTTGTGGAGTATCCCAAGTACTTGGATCTTCGCCCGTACATGTCTGAGGCAGCTGGAGAACCGCTCCTCTACTCCTTATACGCCGTGGTGGTGCATAGCGGTGTCAGCTGTGGTTCAGGACACTATTTCTGCTATGCAAAGGTAAAGAGCAACTCCCTTCCTAACAAGGGAAACACGGCAGTGTTACTGGCAGCCGAGGTTTTGGGCTAGAAGGTCTCCTGACCGGCTGGAATGGATTGGCTTGGGCGTACCCTTGGTTCTGTAGTTAtctgcctgtgtttttgtgGAGAAACCATGCAGTTCATCTCCAGATATCgttgtctttttttacaggCCAGCAATGGACTGTGGTACGAGATGGACGATATGCATGTGGATCTATGTGGCATCGAGAGAGTTCTCAGGCAGCAAGCctatttactgttttatgtCAGGTAACAACCAGTACTCAAATCGTTTTCAGaatatgtttccttttcctggatttgctgtttttcttctcatcctcctgAGCGTTTCTGTCACAGGAGACAATTACTGCCTGCATCATTCAATGCTGTCAAACAGAAGTACTCCGCGTCagtccttctcttcccttgctg
The Grus americana isolate bGruAme1 unplaced genomic scaffold, bGruAme1.mat scaffold_90, whole genome shotgun sequence DNA segment above includes these coding regions:
- the LOC129201274 gene encoding ubiquitin carboxyl-terminal hydrolase 42-like, with protein sequence MGNDSFTAEGMPSPQRILFPPEKVCMEWRQRQRAGAGLHNLDNTCFLNSVLQCLTYTPPLANYLLSGEHSQACRERGFCMMCIMEAHVNKVLRSSGSAIEPLAVINVLPLIGEHFELGMQEDAHEFLRYTVDAMQRACLSGSSDLDIYSQSTTIIHQIFAGFLRSRVTCLSCKAVSDSYEAFLDVPLDIKAASSVSAALKDFVKPEQLDGENCFKCSKCDKRVAASKRFTVHRPPKVLTLCLKRFDDFIGEKINKVVEYPKYLDLRPYMSEAAGEPLLYSLYAVVVHSGVSCGSGHYFCYAKASNGLWYEMDDMHVDLCGIERVLRQQAYLLFYVRDLVMLERGSDRGLLQFSKGKCKGCCAGDEHRHGLPRELVEPPSLEMFHSPLDMVMDNRLQVVLLERGGGTR